A genome region from Thalassotalea euphylliae includes the following:
- the acnB gene encoding bifunctional aconitate hydratase 2/2-methylisocitrate dehydratase has product MLEEYRNHVAERAAQGVTPKPLDAEQTAVLIELVKTPPEGKEAFLVDLLSNRIPPGVDEAAYVKASFLAAVAKGETHSPIISAEHATELLGTMLGGYNIQPMIDLLDDHKLSEIAAAGLKKTLLMFDAFFDVKEKAESGNQAAEAVMQSWAAGEWFTSKPAVAEKITVKVFKVTGETNTDDLSPAPDAWSRPDIPVHAKAMLKMARDGITPDEPGTTGPIRQIEAMLKDGIPLAYVGDVVGTGSSRKSATNSVLWFMGEDIPYVPNKRTGGVCLGGKIAPIFYNTMEDSGALPIELDVQKMHMGDVIDIYPYEGVVKNSTGEIIAEFELSPVLLDEVRAGGRIPLIIGRGLTNRAREALGLGDIDLFAKPIDAATSSKGFTLAQKMVGKACGVQGVRAGQYCEPRMTTVGSQDTTGPMTRDELKDLACLGFSAGLTMQSFCHTSAYPKPVDVHTHHTLPDFMMNRGGVSLRPGDGVIHSWLNRMLLPDTVGTGGDSHTRFPLGISFPAGSGLVAFAAATGVMPLDMPESVLVRFKGKMQPGITLRDLVHAIPYFGIKAGLLTVEKAGKVNEFSGRILEIEGLTGLTVEQAFELSDASAERSSAGCTIKLEEEAVKEYLASNIVMLKWMISEGYGDVRTIERRISDMEGWLASPSLMSADSDAEYAHILEIDLTEITEPIVCCPNDPDDAKRLSEVAGDSVDEVFIGSCMTNIGHFRAAGKLLDSYMSATGGVLSTRMWVAPPTKMDRDQLTEEGYYSIYGKAGVRIETPGCSLCMGNQARVADNATVLSTSTRNFPNRLGTGANVYLTSAELAAVGAILGKLPTPAEYFEYARQIDATAADTFRYLNFHQMERYTEKAQSVILQVTA; this is encoded by the coding sequence GTGCTTGAAGAATATCGCAATCACGTGGCAGAACGCGCTGCACAAGGGGTTACTCCGAAACCATTAGATGCAGAACAAACGGCAGTATTAATTGAGTTAGTTAAAACACCTCCTGAAGGCAAAGAGGCTTTTTTAGTCGACCTCTTGTCTAATCGTATACCTCCAGGCGTTGATGAAGCCGCCTATGTTAAAGCGAGCTTTTTGGCAGCCGTAGCGAAAGGCGAAACACATTCACCAATCATTTCTGCAGAGCATGCCACTGAATTATTGGGCACTATGCTAGGTGGGTACAACATTCAGCCGATGATTGACCTACTTGACGATCATAAACTGTCAGAGATAGCCGCTGCTGGGTTGAAGAAAACCCTGCTAATGTTTGATGCTTTTTTTGACGTGAAAGAGAAAGCAGAATCGGGCAATCAAGCCGCAGAAGCGGTGATGCAATCATGGGCCGCAGGCGAGTGGTTTACGTCAAAGCCAGCTGTTGCAGAAAAAATCACAGTAAAAGTGTTTAAAGTGACTGGTGAAACCAATACCGACGATCTGTCCCCTGCGCCAGATGCTTGGTCGCGCCCTGATATTCCTGTTCATGCCAAGGCCATGCTGAAAATGGCACGTGATGGTATTACTCCAGATGAACCGGGGACTACTGGCCCCATCAGACAAATTGAAGCAATGCTGAAAGACGGCATACCGCTAGCCTATGTCGGTGATGTCGTCGGTACTGGTTCATCGCGTAAATCAGCCACAAATTCTGTGCTTTGGTTTATGGGAGAAGATATTCCTTATGTGCCGAACAAGCGCACTGGTGGCGTGTGTTTGGGCGGTAAAATTGCGCCAATTTTTTACAATACTATGGAAGATTCTGGCGCATTGCCAATCGAGTTAGATGTTCAGAAAATGCATATGGGTGATGTGATTGATATTTACCCCTACGAAGGCGTTGTCAAAAATAGCACAGGCGAGATTATCGCGGAGTTTGAACTCAGTCCCGTATTGCTTGATGAAGTGCGAGCAGGCGGCCGCATTCCGTTGATTATTGGACGAGGGTTAACCAATCGCGCTCGCGAAGCACTGGGTTTAGGTGACATTGACTTGTTCGCAAAGCCGATAGACGCGGCAACATCAAGCAAAGGTTTTACGTTAGCACAGAAAATGGTGGGCAAAGCCTGTGGTGTACAAGGGGTAAGAGCTGGCCAATATTGCGAGCCGAGAATGACAACCGTTGGCTCGCAAGATACTACAGGGCCAATGACGCGCGACGAGTTAAAGGATCTCGCCTGTTTAGGCTTCTCGGCCGGCCTTACCATGCAGTCATTTTGTCACACCTCTGCTTATCCTAAACCTGTCGATGTGCACACTCATCATACCTTACCTGACTTTATGATGAACCGCGGAGGTGTGTCGCTGCGTCCAGGTGACGGCGTGATCCATTCTTGGCTAAATCGTATGCTGTTGCCCGATACCGTTGGCACGGGTGGCGACTCTCACACGCGTTTTCCGCTTGGCATTTCATTTCCAGCAGGCTCTGGTTTAGTGGCTTTTGCGGCTGCGACTGGGGTAATGCCACTAGATATGCCAGAGTCTGTATTAGTGCGTTTTAAAGGTAAAATGCAACCGGGTATTACCTTGCGTGACTTAGTACACGCTATTCCTTATTTCGGTATTAAAGCGGGTCTGCTAACGGTAGAAAAAGCCGGAAAAGTCAACGAATTTTCTGGCCGTATTTTGGAGATTGAGGGCTTAACTGGGTTAACGGTAGAGCAAGCCTTTGAGCTTTCCGATGCCTCGGCTGAGCGCTCCTCGGCAGGCTGCACTATTAAGCTGGAAGAAGAAGCAGTTAAGGAGTATCTAGCGTCTAATATCGTTATGCTCAAATGGATGATTAGCGAGGGCTATGGTGATGTACGCACTATAGAGCGAAGAATAAGCGATATGGAAGGTTGGCTAGCGAGTCCATCACTGATGAGTGCCGACAGCGATGCCGAATACGCCCATATTTTGGAGATAGACTTAACTGAAATTACTGAACCGATTGTCTGCTGCCCAAATGACCCCGACGATGCCAAGCGCCTGTCAGAGGTAGCGGGTGACAGTGTTGATGAAGTGTTTATTGGCTCTTGTATGACCAATATTGGTCATTTTCGCGCAGCAGGTAAGCTACTCGATAGCTATATGAGTGCTACGGGGGGCGTTTTAAGTACCAGAATGTGGGTAGCACCTCCTACGAAAATGGACCGCGATCAACTGACCGAAGAGGGTTACTATTCTATTTATGGTAAAGCAGGTGTTCGCATTGAAACGCCTGGCTGCTCGCTGTGTATGGGCAACCAAGCACGCGTTGCTGATAACGCGACAGTATTGTCAACTTCAACCCGCAACTTTCCTAACCGTTTAGGCACAGGCGCTAATGTTTACCTTACCTCCGCTGAGCTTGCTGCGGTTGGCGCGATTTTGGGTAAATTGCCCACTCCTGCTGAGTACTTTGAGTATGCTAGGCAAATAGACGCTACGGCGGCAGACACCTTTCGTTACTTAAACTTTCATCAGATGGAGCGCTACACCGAAAAAGCACAGTCGGTTATTTTGCAAGTAACGGCATAG
- the lpdA gene encoding dihydrolipoyl dehydrogenase, which yields MSNEIKTQVVVLGAGPGGYSAAFRAADLGLDVVLVESRKTLGGVCLNVGCIPSKALLHVAKVIDDAADMASHGVSFGKPEIDLDKIRSWKDSVVAQLTGGLGGMAKQRKVTTVYGYGKFTSDKTIAVETEEGTKTISFDNAIIACGSSVVDLPFIPNDDPRVIDSTGALELKDIPEEMLVLGGGIIGLEMGTVYSSLGANVSVVEFADQLVPAADTDMVKIYTKHNKKRFKDIMLSTKVTAVEAKDDGLYVTFEGKNAPEGQVRYDKILVAVGRKPNGHLVAADQAGVNVDERGFINVSNELRTNVSNIFAIGDVVGQPMLAHKAVHEAHVAAEVIAGQKHVFEPRCIPSIAYTDPEIAWVGVTEGEAKEQGLNIEVANFPWAASGRAIASARTEGKTKLIFEKESGRVLGGAIVGINAGEMLGEICLAVEMGADAEDVALTIHAHPTLNESIGLAAEVFEGSITDLPNAKAVKKKK from the coding sequence ATGAGCAACGAAATTAAAACTCAGGTAGTAGTTTTAGGTGCCGGACCTGGTGGCTACTCAGCCGCGTTCCGTGCAGCGGACTTAGGTTTAGACGTAGTATTAGTCGAAAGCCGCAAAACATTAGGTGGCGTTTGTTTAAACGTTGGTTGTATCCCATCTAAAGCACTACTTCACGTTGCTAAAGTTATTGACGATGCGGCTGATATGGCTTCTCACGGTGTGAGCTTTGGTAAGCCGGAAATTGATTTAGACAAAATCCGTAGCTGGAAAGACAGCGTAGTTGCGCAGTTAACTGGCGGCTTGGGCGGTATGGCTAAGCAACGTAAAGTAACAACTGTTTACGGATACGGTAAATTCACTTCTGATAAAACTATCGCAGTTGAAACGGAAGAAGGTACGAAAACGATTTCGTTCGACAACGCGATTATCGCCTGTGGCTCTTCAGTGGTTGACCTGCCATTTATTCCAAATGATGATCCACGTGTTATCGACTCGACAGGTGCGTTAGAGCTCAAAGACATTCCAGAAGAGATGTTAGTGCTAGGTGGCGGTATTATCGGCCTAGAAATGGGTACTGTTTACAGCTCATTAGGCGCTAATGTGTCGGTTGTTGAGTTTGCTGATCAGCTAGTACCTGCAGCTGATACTGACATGGTGAAAATCTACACCAAGCACAACAAGAAGCGTTTCAAAGACATCATGCTTTCTACCAAAGTGACTGCGGTTGAAGCAAAAGACGATGGTTTATACGTAACGTTTGAAGGTAAAAACGCACCAGAAGGCCAAGTGCGTTACGACAAGATCTTAGTAGCTGTTGGTCGTAAGCCAAACGGTCACTTAGTTGCAGCTGATCAAGCCGGCGTTAATGTTGATGAGCGCGGCTTTATCAATGTATCTAACGAGCTTCGCACTAACGTCAGCAACATTTTCGCGATTGGTGATGTTGTTGGTCAACCAATGCTTGCCCACAAAGCCGTGCACGAAGCACACGTTGCGGCAGAAGTGATTGCTGGTCAAAAACACGTATTTGAACCACGTTGTATCCCTTCAATTGCTTACACAGATCCAGAAATTGCATGGGTAGGTGTGACTGAAGGTGAAGCGAAAGAGCAAGGCTTAAACATTGAAGTGGCTAACTTCCCATGGGCTGCATCAGGCCGTGCTATTGCATCAGCTCGTACAGAAGGTAAAACCAAGCTGATTTTTGAAAAAGAATCAGGCCGTGTACTTGGTGGTGCGATTGTTGGTATCAATGCTGGTGAAATGTTAGGTGAAATCTGTTTAGCGGTTGAAATGGGCGCTGACGCGGAAGACGTTGCATTAACGATTCACGCTCACCCAACACTAAACGAGTCTATCGGTTTAGCGGCAGAAGTATTTGAAGGTTCAATCACTGACCTACCAAATGCCAAAGCAGTTAAAAAGAAAAAGTAA
- a CDS encoding bifunctional aconitate hydratase 2/2-methylisocitrate dehydratase → MSLYSEYLAEIKSRKEELGLAPKPIDSAELLAEIIEQIKDQDNAHREESLNFFIYNTLPGTTSAAGTKAKFLKEIILSQVTVAEITPEFAFELLSHMKGGPSIEVLLDLALGDDASVSAPAADVLKTQVFLYDADTARLADANKAGNAVAKDILESYAKAEFFTKLPEVSEKIDVVTYVAGVGDISTDLLSPGHQSHSRADRELHGQCMITPEAQQEIVALQKEHPGKKVMLVAEKGTMGVGSSRMSGVNNVALWAGEQASPYVPFINIAPVVAGTNGIAPIFLTTVDVTGGIGLDLKNWVKKVGADGNTVTDANGDPVLEEAYSVATGTVLTIDTRAKKLFSGSEEVADVASAFTPQKQEFMKAGGSYAVTFGKKLQTFAAQALGVDAPVVYAAAKEISHEGQGLTAVEKIFNRNAVGVASDAPLHAGSNVRVKVNIVGSQDTTGPMTCQELEAMAASTISPLVDGAFQSGCHTASVWDSKAKANTPKLMAFMNAFGVITARDPKGVYHSMTDVIHKVLNDITVDDRAIIIGGDSHTRMSKGVAFGADSGTVAIALATGESAMPIPESVKVTFKGKMADHMDFRDIVHATQAQMLKQFEGENVFQGRVIEVHIGTLLADQAFTFTDWTAEMKAKASVCISNDETLIESIELAKSRIQIMIDKGMDNEAQTLAGLIKLADERIAGIKSGETPALAPDENAKYYAEVVVDLDTIVEPMIADPDVNNEDVSKRYTHDVIRPVSFYNDRPVDLGFVGSCMVHKGDMQIIAQMFRNLEKQNGSIEFNAPLVVAPPTYNIVDELKAEGDWDILAKYSGFVFDDENPKGEARKSYENILYLERPGCNLCMGNQEKAEPGDTVIATSTRLFQGRVVADSAEKKGESLLGSTPLVVLSTILGRFPTMDEYTAAVEGIDLTRFAPPTEAMTTPASGAVAVKIADPS, encoded by the coding sequence ATGAGCTTGTATTCAGAATATTTAGCGGAAATCAAAAGCCGTAAAGAAGAGCTTGGTCTTGCACCTAAGCCAATTGATAGCGCTGAGCTATTAGCGGAAATTATCGAACAGATTAAAGATCAAGATAATGCACACCGTGAAGAATCATTAAACTTCTTCATCTACAACACGCTACCGGGCACAACCAGTGCTGCAGGTACCAAAGCAAAATTCCTAAAAGAAATCATCCTAAGTCAAGTAACCGTTGCCGAGATCACACCTGAGTTCGCATTCGAACTACTTTCGCACATGAAAGGTGGTCCTTCAATTGAAGTACTTCTTGACCTTGCATTAGGTGACGATGCTTCAGTTTCTGCGCCAGCGGCAGACGTATTAAAAACACAAGTATTCTTATACGACGCTGACACGGCTCGTTTAGCTGATGCAAACAAGGCAGGTAACGCAGTAGCTAAAGACATTTTAGAAAGCTACGCAAAAGCTGAATTCTTCACAAAATTACCTGAAGTTTCAGAGAAAATTGACGTAGTAACCTACGTAGCTGGTGTTGGTGATATCTCTACCGACTTACTATCGCCTGGTCACCAATCTCACTCACGCGCTGACCGTGAATTACACGGCCAATGTATGATTACGCCTGAAGCACAACAAGAAATCGTTGCACTTCAAAAAGAGCACCCTGGTAAAAAAGTCATGCTAGTTGCTGAAAAAGGCACTATGGGTGTTGGCTCATCACGTATGTCTGGTGTAAACAACGTAGCACTTTGGGCGGGTGAGCAAGCTTCTCCATACGTACCGTTTATCAACATTGCACCAGTAGTTGCAGGTACTAACGGTATTGCACCAATTTTCTTAACAACAGTTGATGTAACTGGTGGTATTGGTCTTGACCTTAAGAACTGGGTGAAGAAAGTAGGCGCTGACGGTAACACGGTTACTGACGCAAATGGCGACCCAGTATTAGAAGAGGCCTACTCTGTCGCTACAGGTACAGTGCTGACTATCGATACTAGAGCTAAGAAATTATTCAGCGGCAGCGAAGAAGTTGCTGACGTTGCTTCTGCATTCACACCACAAAAGCAAGAGTTCATGAAAGCGGGTGGTTCTTACGCAGTGACTTTTGGTAAGAAGTTACAAACGTTCGCTGCCCAAGCGTTAGGTGTAGATGCACCTGTTGTATACGCAGCGGCAAAAGAAATATCTCACGAAGGTCAAGGCTTAACGGCTGTTGAGAAAATCTTCAACCGTAACGCGGTAGGTGTTGCATCTGATGCACCATTACACGCTGGTTCTAACGTACGTGTGAAAGTAAACATCGTAGGTTCTCAAGATACGACAGGTCCTATGACATGTCAGGAATTAGAAGCGATGGCTGCTTCTACAATTTCTCCACTTGTTGACGGTGCATTCCAATCAGGTTGTCACACGGCATCAGTATGGGACAGCAAAGCAAAAGCTAACACGCCTAAGTTAATGGCGTTTATGAACGCATTCGGTGTAATCACAGCCCGTGACCCGAAAGGCGTTTACCACTCAATGACTGACGTTATTCACAAAGTATTGAACGACATTACTGTTGACGATCGCGCTATCATCATAGGCGGTGACTCACATACGCGTATGTCTAAAGGTGTAGCATTCGGTGCTGACTCAGGTACAGTAGCGATTGCACTTGCCACAGGTGAGTCTGCAATGCCAATTCCAGAATCAGTAAAAGTTACCTTCAAAGGTAAAATGGCTGATCACATGGACTTCCGTGACATCGTTCACGCTACGCAAGCACAAATGCTTAAGCAGTTCGAAGGTGAAAACGTATTCCAAGGTCGCGTAATCGAAGTACACATTGGTACTTTATTAGCAGACCAAGCGTTCACGTTCACTGACTGGACAGCTGAAATGAAGGCAAAAGCATCTGTTTGTATCTCAAACGATGAAACATTAATTGAGTCTATCGAGCTTGCGAAGAGCCGTATCCAAATCATGATCGACAAAGGTATGGATAACGAAGCGCAAACATTAGCTGGTCTTATCAAGTTGGCTGATGAGCGTATCGCTGGTATTAAGTCTGGCGAAACACCTGCGCTAGCACCAGATGAAAACGCTAAGTACTACGCAGAAGTTGTTGTAGATTTAGACACAATCGTTGAACCAATGATTGCTGATCCAGACGTTAACAACGAAGACGTTTCTAAGCGTTACACGCACGATGTGATTCGCCCAGTTTCATTCTATAACGATCGCCCAGTTGATTTAGGCTTTGTTGGTTCTTGTATGGTTCACAAAGGTGATATGCAAATTATCGCGCAGATGTTCCGTAACTTAGAGAAGCAAAACGGTTCAATTGAATTCAATGCACCACTTGTTGTTGCTCCACCAACGTACAACATCGTTGATGAGTTAAAAGCTGAAGGTGATTGGGATATCTTAGCTAAGTACTCTGGCTTCGTATTTGACGATGAAAATCCGAAAGGTGAAGCACGTAAGAGCTATGAAAACATCTTATACCTAGAGCGCCCAGGCTGTAACTTATGTATGGGTAACCAAGAAAAAGCAGAACCAGGTGACACGGTAATCGCTACTTCTACTCGCCTATTCCAAGGTCGCGTAGTAGCAGACAGCGCAGAGAAGAAAGGTGAATCGTTACTAGGTTCAACACCACTAGTAGTACTTTCAACTATCTTAGGTCGTTTCCCGACTATGGATGAGTACACAGCGGCTGTAGAAGGTATCGACCTAACACGTTTCGCGCCACCTACTGAAGCGATGACAACACCAGCTTCTGGTGCAGTTGCAGTTAAGATTGCTGATCCGAGCTAA